The Schizosaccharomyces pombe strain 972h- genome assembly, chromosome: I genome contains a region encoding:
- a CDS encoding amidotransferase: MDYHIAILNADTPMVEITSAYGDYADMVKSLLQSGSEYYSTEWNLVTKTYEVYKNPNDYPQKEDFPNINAIIITGSKASATSDAPWIKKLISFVKDVLFKYPHIKIVGLCFGHQIVAKAAGVPIIQNPKGWEVSSTVVQLTENGEKFFGRKVININQMHQDMAVDVPEGFELLGSTEDCEFQIFYKPRQALTFQGHPEFSTEVVNTMVKVLRGTEVFTEQQKEEALKRSENPADNDFLAVSIVKFLLE; the protein is encoded by the coding sequence atggatTATCATATTGCGATTCTGAACGCAGATACACCAATGGTAGAAATCACCAGCGCATACGGTGATTATGCAGATATGGTTAAATCGTTGCTTCAATCAGGTTCCGAATATTATTCTACAGAATGGAACTTAGTTACCAAAACTTACGAGGTATATAAGAATCCAAACGATTATCctcaaaaagaagattttccaaatataAACGCAATCATTATAACCGGCTCCAAAGCATCTGCAACAAGCGACGCTCCTTggataaagaaattgataaGCTTTGTGAAAGacgttttatttaaataccCACATATTAAAATTGTAGGTCTCTGTTTTGGTCATCAAATCGTTGCCAAAGCTGCCGGCGTTCctattattcaaaatccTAAAGGATGGGAAGTTTCTTCTACTGTTGTTCAACTTACTGAAAACGGGGAGAAGTTCTTTGGTAGAAAAGTCATCAATATTAACCAAATGCATCAAGACATGGCAGTTGATGTTCCCGAAGGGTTTGAGCTATTGGGTTCTACTGAAGATTGtgaatttcaaatattttacaagCCTCGACAGGCACTAACATTTCAAGGACATCCAGAGTTTAGCACAGAAGTTGTCAATACGATGGTAAAAGTTCTCCGCGGAACTGAAGTATTTACCGAACagcaaaaagaagaagcatTGAAACGCTCAGAAAATCCAGCCGACAATGACTTCCTCGCGGTATCAATtgttaaatttcttttggaaTAA
- a CDS encoding N-acetylglucosamine-phosphate mutase — MTKNKKYSYGTAGFRTKASDLEAAVYSSGVAAALRSMELKGKTIGVMITASHNPVEDNGVKIIDADGGMLAMEWEDKCTQLANAPSKAEFDFLIKQFLTPTTCQPKVIIGYDTRPSSPRLAELLKVCLDEMSASYIDYGYITTPQLHWLVRLINKSTAASFLEEGPPITEYYDTLTSAFSKIDPSMQDSPTVSRVVVDCANGVGSQPLKTVAGLVKDSLSIELVNTDVRASELLNNGCGADFVKTKQSPPLALEGKIKPNQLYASIDGDADRLIFYYINQNRKFHLLDGDKISTALVGYLNILVKKSGMPFSLGVVQTAYANGASTEYLQDLGITTVFTPTGVKHLHKAAKEFDIGVYFEANGHGTVLFSDKALANLAHPFFTPSPVQAAAIEQLQSYSVLINQAIGDAISDLLATISVLNALHWDASAWSNTYKDLPNKLAKVKVSDRTIYKSTDAERRLVSPDGLQEKIDALVAKYEKGRSFVRASGTEDVVRVYAEASTKQAADELCEKVCQLVL, encoded by the exons ATGACcaagaacaaaaaatattcatatGGAACTGCTGGTTTTCGAACAAA AGCTAGTGATTTGGAAGCAGCTGTTTATAGTTCTGGAGTTGCAGCAGCTTTGCGTAGCATGGAGCTAAAAGGGAAAACTATTGGCG taATGATTACTGCTTCTCATAATCCTGTGGAAGATAATGGTGTGAAGATCATTGACGCCGATGGCGGTATGCTCGCTATGGAATGGGAGGATAAATGCACACAACTTGCGAACGCCCCTTCCAAGGCagaatttgattttttaatcaagCAATTTTTGACTCCTACTACCTGCCAGCCCAAAGTTATTATAGGTTATGATACCAGACCCTCCTCACCCAGACTCGCTGAGTTACTGAAGGTATGCTTGGATGAAATGTCTGCAAGCTACATAGATTATGGGTATATTACAACACCACAGTTGCATTGGCTGGTGAGGTTGATAAACAAATCTACCGCAGCTTCTTTTCTTGAAGAAGGGCCACCCATTACTGAGTATTATGATACATTAACGTCAGCCTTTTCTAAAATAGATCCTTCAATGCAGGATAGCCCTACGGTTTCTCGCGTTGTAGTAGACTGTGCAAATGGTGTAGGATCGCAACCCTTAAAAACAGTAGCGGGCCTTGTTAAGGACAGCCTTTCTATAGAACTCGTTAACACAGATGTTCGGGCCAGTGAGTTACTTAACAATGGCTGTGGAGCAGACTTTGTAAAGACGAAACAGTCCCCTCCGCTTGCCcttgaaggaaaaattaAGCCAAATCAACTCTACGCTTCCATTGATGGTGATGCCGATCGACTGATCTTCTATTacataaatcaaaataggaaatttcatcttcttgATGGAGACAAAATTAGTACTGCTCTCGTTGGCTACTTGAACATATTGGTTAAAAAGTCCGGTAtgcctttttctttaggCGTTGTCCAAACCGCGTACGCCAATGGCGCTTCAACTGAGTATCTTCAAGATTTGGGCATTACTACTGTCTTCACTCCCACTGGTGTTAAACATCTTCATAAAGCAGCCAAAGAGTTTGATATTGGTGTCTACTTCGAGGCAAATGGCCATGGTACTGTTTTGTTCAGCGACAAGGCGCTTGCTAACTTAGCACATCCTTTCTTTACACCTTCACCAGTTCAAGCGGCTGCTATAGAGCAATTACAAAGCTATTCCGTTTTGATCAACCAAGCTATAGGTGATGCAATTAGTGATCTTCTTGCTACGATTTCGGTACTTAATGCATTACATTGGGATGCTAGTGCATGGAGCAATACTTATAAGGACTTGCCTAACAAACTAGCTAAGGTTAAAGTTTCCGATCGCACAATATATAAAAGTACAGATGCTGAACGAAGACTTGTGAGCCCAGATGGATTACAAGAGAAAATTGACGCACTTGTTGCAAAGTACGAAAAGGGAAGATCATTTGTTAGAGCATCTGGAACAGAAGACGTTGTACGAGTTTACGCTGAGGCCAGCACAAAACAAGCGGCAGATGAACTTTGTGAAAAAGTTTGTCAGCTAGTATTATAA